In the genome of Thunnus maccoyii chromosome 15, fThuMac1.1, whole genome shotgun sequence, one region contains:
- the ciarta gene encoding circadian associated repressor of transcription a: MNSLGSSSKWPSYDSLPSTSSVFLSESEHTEDEADIFSEGEGDSGTNKSFSVDEGMILSGSHSDYPNHSAKLYSGSTNEQSGHCPGQTKHPDSAPSPGIATIGSSSATPGDLAFAQKCADLRRFICPLLELLHGLKAGRFDKGLTSFQQSVAVDRLHRILGILQRPEMGERYLHNLLQIEMMLKIWFPQVAVQPTVTLTQTMTPRLLPRWRQNQLHMPVKKRKLNWTEPDDTGTDPPRHTHHQHGTHGSCEAETSLDITCLPGAPKKQKTPKEGTAEPPVACWAARHEFIESTGTLRRPSYFCSKKENKNSKQPEIDPASPCANLTATQDSSVSTSAAITTADSL; this comes from the exons ATGAATTCACTGGGCAGTTCTTCCAAATGGCCATCTTACGACTCGCTTCCCTCCACCTCAAGCGTTTTCCTCAGCGAGAGTGAGCACACTGAGGATGAAGCAGACATCTTCTCCGAGGGAGAGGGGGACAGCGGGACAAACAAGTCTTTCTCAGTTGATGAAGGAATGATACTTTCTGGAAGTCACAGTGATTACCCAAATCATTCAGCTAAGTTGTACTCTGGGTCTACGAATGAACAGTCTGGACACTGTCCTGGCCAAACTAAGCATCCCGACTCAGCTCCTTCTCCTGGCATCGCCACAATCGGTTCATCATCAGCTACACCTGGAGACCTGGCCTTTGCTCAGAAG TGTGCAGATTTGCGCAGGTTTATCTGCCCTTTGCTTGAGCTTCTACATGGACTTAAGGCTGGGCGATTTGACAAAG GTTTAACCAGTTTCCAGCAGAGTGTTGCCGTTGACAGACTGCATAGGATTCTGGGAATTTTACAGAGGCCTGAAATGGG TGAGAGATACCTGCACAACCTGCTGCAGATAGAGATGATGCTCAAAATTTGGTTCCCTCAGGTGGCAGTTCAGCCCACAGTTAcattaacccaaaccatgactCCCAGACTCTTACCACGCTGGCGCCAAAATCAGCTCCACATGCCAGTTAAG AAGCGAAAGCTGAACTGGACAGAACCTGACGATACTGGCACAGACCCACCCAGGCATACGCACCATCAACATGGAACACATGGGAGCTGCGAGGCTGAAACATCACTTGACATCACATGTTTACCTGGAGCAcctaaaaaacagaaaactccCAAGGAAGGAACAGCTGAACCACCTGTGGCCTGCTGGGCAGCACGACACGAGTTTATAGAGAGCACCGGCACTTTAAGGAGACCGTCGTATTTTTGcagcaagaaagagaataagaaTTCGAAGCAGCCTGAGATTGATCCAGCCTCCCCGTGCGCCAACCTAACTGCGACACAGGACAGCTCAGTATCCACAAGTGCCGCCATTACTACAGCTGACTCACTTTAG